In one Penaeus chinensis breed Huanghai No. 1 chromosome 33, ASM1920278v2, whole genome shotgun sequence genomic region, the following are encoded:
- the LOC125043229 gene encoding phosphomevalonate kinase-like isoform X3: protein MVQNPKLVLLFSGKRKSGKDYITDLLQERLGDAVAKTVRLSGPIKQQFAANNGLDYSSLLSASEYKEKYRLQMIEWSEAKRAEDSGFFIRAAIEMYEGSLK, encoded by the exons ATGGTGCAAAACCCAAAGTTGGTCCTTCTCTTCAGTGGGAAACGGAAATCTGGGAAAGACTATATTACAGATCTTTTGCAAGAACG ATTGGGTGATGCAGTAGCCAAGACGGTGCGTTTGTCCGGTCCCATCAAACAGCAGTTTGCTGCAAACAACGGCCTCGACTATTCCAGCTTGCTCAGTGCTTCAGAATACAAGGAGAAGTACCGTCTACAGATGATTGAGTGGAGTGAAGCGAAGAGAGCTGAGGATTCAGGATTTTTCATTAGAGCTGCAATTGAGATGTATGAAGGTAGTTTGAAATGA
- the LOC125043229 gene encoding phosphomevalonate kinase-like isoform X2, which produces MSSPQLTMVQNPKLVLLFSGKRKSGKDYITDLLQERLGDAVAKTVRLSGPIKQQFAANNGLDYSSLLSASEYKEKYRLQMIEWSEAKRAEDSGFFIRAAIEMYEGSLK; this is translated from the exons ATGTCCTCTCCTCAG CTCACCATGGTGCAAAACCCAAAGTTGGTCCTTCTCTTCAGTGGGAAACGGAAATCTGGGAAAGACTATATTACAGATCTTTTGCAAGAACG ATTGGGTGATGCAGTAGCCAAGACGGTGCGTTTGTCCGGTCCCATCAAACAGCAGTTTGCTGCAAACAACGGCCTCGACTATTCCAGCTTGCTCAGTGCTTCAGAATACAAGGAGAAGTACCGTCTACAGATGATTGAGTGGAGTGAAGCGAAGAGAGCTGAGGATTCAGGATTTTTCATTAGAGCTGCAATTGAGATGTATGAAGGTAGTTTGAAATGA
- the LOC125043229 gene encoding phosphomevalonate kinase-like isoform X1 translates to MSSPQIYFPNQLTMVQNPKLVLLFSGKRKSGKDYITDLLQERLGDAVAKTVRLSGPIKQQFAANNGLDYSSLLSASEYKEKYRLQMIEWSEAKRAEDSGFFIRAAIEMYEGSLK, encoded by the exons ATGTCCTCTCCTCAG ATATATTTTCCTAATCAGCTCACCATGGTGCAAAACCCAAAGTTGGTCCTTCTCTTCAGTGGGAAACGGAAATCTGGGAAAGACTATATTACAGATCTTTTGCAAGAACG ATTGGGTGATGCAGTAGCCAAGACGGTGCGTTTGTCCGGTCCCATCAAACAGCAGTTTGCTGCAAACAACGGCCTCGACTATTCCAGCTTGCTCAGTGCTTCAGAATACAAGGAGAAGTACCGTCTACAGATGATTGAGTGGAGTGAAGCGAAGAGAGCTGAGGATTCAGGATTTTTCATTAGAGCTGCAATTGAGATGTATGAAGGTAGTTTGAAATGA